A single region of the Leptodactylus fuscus isolate aLepFus1 chromosome 5, aLepFus1.hap2, whole genome shotgun sequence genome encodes:
- the LOC142203086 gene encoding E3 ubiquitin-protein ligase RNF14-like — protein MSPEDKKAQKDELLALTKIYSVEEFKRADAAPGGEIHLFLDLPSDFIISIKSNRARNNFEKTVSFLPPIVLNFELPPGYPSTTPPNFTLSCMWLSLAQLSLLCQHLDDLWEENRGYVVLFPWVQFLKEETLDFLNIKSPYEIDLSNNGFQNPADGERGLLDKRAKQEVQSVPALVRNILDCIEMQEKKVFDSKQFVCNICFMEKLGSECTLFKNCQHVYCNICLKDYLEIHIKEGQVHVMNCPEPECTSVATPAQAH, from the exons ATGTCACCAGAAGACAAAAAGGCACAAAAGGATGAACTTTTGGCTCTTACAAAAATATACTCAGTAGAAGAATTTAAGAGGGCAGATGCTGCTCCAGGAGGGGAAATTCACTTGTTTCTGGACTTACCTTCAGATTTTATAATCTCTATTAAGA GTAACCGTGCAAGAAACAACTTTGAGAAAACTGTGTCCTTTCTGCCACCAATAGTGTTGAACTTTGAGCTTCCTCCAGGTTACCCCTCCACAACACCCCCAAACTTCACACTAAGCTGCATGTGGCTTTCATTGGCACAG CTCAGTCTGTTGTGCCAGCATTTAGATGACCTCTGGGAGGAGAACAGGGGATATGTGGTCTTGTTTCCATGGGTTCAATTTCTAAAGGAGGAGACACTTGACTTCTTGAATATAAAATCTCCATATGAAATTGACTTGTCTAATAATGGATTCCAGAACCCTGCTGATGGGGAAAGGGGATTATTGGATAAACGGGCCAAACAGGAGGTACAGTCAGTGCCTGCCCTGGTCAGAAACATCCTGGACTGCATTGAAATGCAAGAGAAGAAGGTCTTTGACAGCAAACAATTTGTCTGCAACATCTGTTTTATGGAGAAGCTGGGCAGTGAGTGCACCCTCTTCAAGAACTGCCAGCATGTGTACTGTAACATCTGTCTCAAAGACTACCTTGAAATCCACATTAAAGAGGGACAAGTCCATGTAATGAACTGCCCTGAACCAGAGTGCACGTCTGTTGCGACACCTGCACAGGCACATTAA
- the LOC142203085 gene encoding E3 ubiquitin-protein ligase RNF14-like has product MSTEDQEAQEDELLALASIYSEDEFKRADAAPGGEIHLCLELPSGFIISIKSNSATNSFADNFENTVSFLPPIVFKFELPPGYPSTTPPNFTLSCVWLSPKQLSLLCQHLDDLWEENRGCVVLFSWIQFLKEETLDFLNITSPYEIDVPSNGLQSSMQSPEKNPADGERETLDKRAVQDEQSVSALVKYILDFNDTQKKKTFDNKPFSCNICFMEKLGSGCTLFKDCGHVYCNNCLKDYFNIQIKEGQVNALNCPEPECKSVATPAQVKDLVGEQLFSRYDHLLFQLSLDLMADVVYCPRPGCQTPVVQEPEGAMGICSACQYAFCVHCKMTFHGISPCKVPEQMEGLIEEGLNGKIGRRTLEKAAEQLKNREWIMENSKLCPGCKSPIEKDGGCNKMSCSKCGQYFCWFCLKILPQYNPYEHFSDYDGCSDLTL; this is encoded by the exons ATGTCAACAGAAGACCAAGAGGCCCAAGAAGATGAACTACTTGCTCTTGCCAGTATTTACTCTGAAGATGAATTTAAGAGAGCAGACGCTGCTCCTGGAGGAGAAATTCACTTGTGTCTGGAGTTACCCTCAGGATTTATAATATCTATAAAAA GTAACAGTGCAACAAACTCCTTTGCAGACAACTTTGAGAACACTGTGTCCTTTCTGCCACCCATTGTGTTCAAATTTGAGCTTCCTCCAGGTTACCCCTCCACTACACCCCCAAACTTCACACTAAGCTGCGTGTGGCTTTCACCAAAACAG CTCAGTCTGTTGTGCCAGCATTTAGATGACCTCTGGGAGGAGAACAGGGGATGTGTTGTCTTGTTTTCATGGATTCAGTTCCTGAAGGAGGAGACACTTGACTTCTTGAATATAACATCTCCATATGAAATTGATGTGCCTAGTAATGGGTTACAAAGCTCTATGCAATCCCCTGAAAAGAACCCTGCTGATGGGGAAAGAGAAACCCTGGATAAAAGGGCTGTACAGGATGAGCAGTCAGTCTCTGCCCTGGTCAAATACATCTTGGACTTCAATGACACTCAAAAGAAGAAGACCTTTGACAACAAACCATTCTCATGCAACATCTGTTTTATGGAGAAGCTGGGTAGTGGGTGCACCCTTTTTAAGGATTGCGGGCATGTGTACTGTAACAACTGTCTCAAAGACTACTTTAATATCCAGATCAAGGAGGGACAAGTCAATGCACTGAACTGCCCTGAACCGGAGTGTAAGTCTGTGGCAACGCCTGCTCAG GTAAAGGATCTGGTTGGGGAGCAACTATTCAGCCGCTATGATCATCTCCTCTTCCAGTTAAGTTTGGATTTAATGGCGGATGTTGTTTACTGCCCACGTCCAGGCTGTCAGACCCCAGTCGTGCAGGAGCCAGAGGGTGCAATGGGCATTTGCTCGGCCTGTCAATATGCCTTTTGTGTCCATTGCAAAATGACCTTCCATGGAATTTCCCCTTGTAAAGTACCAG AACAAATGGAGGGATTGATTGAAGAGGGTCTGAATGGTAAGATAGGAAGGAGAACCCTCGAGAAGGCTGCTGAACAGTTGAAGAATAGGGAATGGATAATGGAGAATTCCAAGCTGTGTCCTGGCTGCAAATCTCCCATTGAG AAAGATGGTGGCTGTAACAAAATGAGCTGCTCCAAATGTGGGCAGTACTTCTGCTGGTTCTGTCTGAAAATACTGCCTCAATATAACCCATATGAACATTTCAGTGATTATGATGGTTGCAGCGATTT AACATTGTAA
- the LOC142203883 gene encoding E3 ubiquitin-protein ligase RNF14-like: MSTEDQEAQEDELLALASIYSEDEFKRADGSPGGEIQVCLDLPSHFKISVKSNSATDSFPENFENTVSFLPPIVLNFELPPGYPSTTSPTFTLSCKWLSPRQLSLLCQRLDDLWEENRGCVVLFPWVQFLKEETLDFLNIKSPYEIEVPSNGLQSPIQSPEKASANGEWGLLDKRAIQDVQSVPALVRNILDFNEAQQKKVFDSKPFLCNICFMEKLGSECTYFKDCEHVYCNICLKDYFEIQIKDGQVHALNCPEPKCKSVATPAQVKDLVEEQLFSRYDRLLLQSSLDLMADVVYCPRPGCQTPVMQEPGGTMGICAVCQYAFCILCKMTFHGVSPCKVTAEKLLLLREEYLAADDEGKKFLEKRYGKRVIQKAVEEMDSMDWLEQNSKCCPRCGTHIQKIDGCNKMTCTGCHMYFCWLCMSALSRGNPYQHFNDPSSACFNQLFYGIDVDQDLFDENQED, from the exons ATGTCAACAGAAGACCAGGAAGCCCAGGAGGATGAACTACTAGCCCTGGCTAGTATTTACTCAGAAGATGAATTTAAGAGGGCAGATGGCAGTCCAGGAGGGGAAATTCAAGTATGTCTGGATTTACCCTCACATTTTAAAATATCTGTGAAAA GTAACAGTGCGACCGACTCCTTTCCTGAGAATTTTGAGAACACTGTGTCCTTTCTACCACCGATTGTTTTGAACTTTGAACTTCCTCCAGGTTACCCATCCACTACTTCCCCAACCTTCACACTAAGTTGCAAGTGGCTTTCACCAAGACAG ctcagtctgttGTGCCAGCGTTTAGATGACCTCTGGGAGGAGAACAGAGGATGTGTTGTCTTGTTTCCATGGGTTCAGTTTCTAAAGGAGGAGACACTTGACTTCTTGAATATAAAATCTCCCTATGAAATTGAGGTGCCTagtaatgggttacaaagccCAATACAATCCCCTGAAAAGGCTTCTGCTAATGGTGAATGGGGTCTATTGGATAAACGGGCAATACAGGACGTGCAGTCGGTGCCTGCCCTGGTCAGAAACATCCTCGACTTCAATGAAGCTCAGCAGAAGAAGGTCTTTGACAGCAAACCATTCTTGTGCAATATTTGTTTTATGGAGAAGCTGGGCAGTGAATGCACCTACTTTAAGGATTGCGAGCATGTGTACTGTAACATCTGTCTCAAAGACTACTTTGAAATCCAGATTAAGGATGGGCAAGTCCATGCGCTGAACTGTCCTGAACCAAAGTGCAAGTCTGTGGCAACGCCTGCTCAG GTAAAGGATCTGGTAGAGGAGCAGCTATTCAGCCGCTATGATCGTCTCCTCTTGCAGTCAAGCTTGGATTTAATGGCGGATGTTGTTTACTGCCCACGACCAGGCTGTCAGACCCCAGTCATGCAGGAGCCAGGGGGTACAATGGGCATTTGCGCAGTCTGCCAATATGCTTTTTGTATCCTTTGCAAAATGACTTTCCATGGGGTCTCTCCTTGCAAAGTAACCGCAG AGAAGCTTCTTTTATTGCGTGAAGAGTATCTGGCAGCAGATGACGAGGGCAAGAAATTCCTAGAGAAAAGATATGGAAAGAGAGTAATCCAGAAAGCAGTGGAAGAAATGGACAGTATGGATTGGCTAGAGCAGAATTCCAAGTGCTGTCCCCGCTGTGGAACTCATATTCAG AAAATTGATGGCTGTAACAAAATGACCTGCACGGGGTGTCATATGTACTTCTGTTGGCTCTGTATGAGCGCACTCAGTCGTGGAAACCCATATCAACACTTCAATGATCCTTCTTCAGCATGCTTTAATCA GTTGTTCTATGGCATAGATGTAGACCAGGATCTGTTTGATGAAAATCAAGAAGACTGA